The Rhizobium leguminosarum DNA segment ATATCTGATTCACAATCCCAAACCTTCGCCAACACGCTTACCGTGTGAGTTCACACTACACTGATCTAGCAGGTGGATTTCCATGATTGGAATGCCGATATATGGGGGATTCAGGCTGTGGCAGCCCACAGCCCACGCACCATCTGCCGAAGCGCCAGGGCCTCCGCCCACCGGTCCGTCTGGTCGTTGCCGTCCCCGCCCGTGATCGCATAGGGTTTGGGACCCAACTCACAGATAAAGACCAGCTCGGCGTCATCGCCGGCGCGTGATCGCCAGTTGCGAAAACCGTACTCCCACCACTCGAGGAAGAGATCGACCCAAGGCCGGTGATGCGGGAAGGAGATTTCGATCTGCACCTGCTCGCTCGAGGCGACCCGGCCGTGAAATGCATGGGCATTCTGCAGGATGCGTCGGATGAGAGCGTGGTTCTCCTCGTCGACCGGAAAGGCGAATTCGCGGCTGACCAGGAAATGCGACAGGTCGGCCAGCAGCGGTAGTTCGGGACGCTGATCCAGCAAATCCAGCGTAAAGAACAGGTCCGCGGTCATCCTGTCGCGATGCGTTTCGATGAACACGGGAATGCCGGCATCTTCGGCGAGCCGCATCCAGCCATCGAGAAGCGCCAGGCAGGCATCGATGCGGCGCGGGCGGATATCGGGTTGCAGGTTGATGTGGCTGACCGGAAATTCCGCGGCCAGTTCCAACGGCAGACGTAGATCCTCGACGCAGCGAGGAAACCAGACGCCCTCGATCTTCAAGCCGGTGCCCCGGATGGCCTCGTTGAGGGCAACGACATCCCGGCGGTTGGTGTAATGCGCGCTGATGCCGTCGAAGCCGGCTTCGGAGATCATCACGATGTTTTCGTCGAGTGTGCGCTCGAACCCATCGGTGTGCCGGCGCTCCATGGCCCAGAGCGATTGGAAGATCAGCAGCTTCTGCATCACGCGGCCCGTGCGCCTTTCAGCAGCGTTTTGAGGTTCACACGAGGGTCGGCAATTTCCCCAGGCTCCGGGCTAATACCTGCGGCAATCAGCATCTCGGCGAGCTTGATGTCCCTGGCCAGGCCATTGCCGATGCCAAGGCCGGCGGCTGCCACGAGGCGGCCATCGTCCAGATAGAATTCGAGCTCGCCATCCGTGGCCGAACGCAGGACGATCTGATGGGTGGAGTGGGGCATCCCCACCACCTGGAGGCCAAGATCGTATTGGTCGGACCAGAACCAGGGGAGGGCGCTGAAGGTCTCGGCGGCACCTGCCATGTTTCGCGCCACGGTTTCGGCCTGCGTCCTGGCGTTCCACCAGCTTTCATAGCGAAAATGTCCGCCGCCGGGCTGGGCCACCGCCGCGCAATCGCCTGCCGCGAAAACGTTCGGCGCGCTGGTGCGAAGACAGGTATCCGTCAGGATCCCATTGCCTGTGGCCAGTCCCGATGCTTCGGCCAAAACGATGTCAGGCAGGACTCCGATGGCGCCGACGACAAGGTCGGCATGCACCACGCTGCCATCGGTCAGGGTGACGCCGTCGTCACTGATCGCCGCCACGCCCCGGTCGAGGTGAAAGCGCACACCTTCCGCAGCATGTCTGGCGTGCAGCTTTTCGGCAAAGCGGGCAGGGACGGCGCGGCCCAAAGGTTTCGGTGCGGCTTCGATCACGCTGACCGCGACGTCCTTCCCTCGGAGGACCGATGCGAGTTCCATCCCGATCAGACCGGCGCCGATGATCGCCACGTTCCGGCCCGGCGCAACACGGGAGAAGATCGCTTCGGCGTCGGCGTGGGTACGGAAGTCGAGTGCGCGCGCTGCACCTTGACATGTAAGCCGTCTCGGCCGCGCGCCGGTGGCCAGAAGCAGCTTTTCGTAACGCAGCACCCGCCCATCGCTCAAACCAACCGTTTCGGCGCCGGCATCGAGCTTGGCGGCCGACAGGCCTTTGAGATAGGTGATGCCGGCCGCCTCCAGCGCTTCTGCCGCGCAGATCAGCTTCATCTGCACCGCACCGTTCACGGTCTTCGACAAGGGAGGCCGTTCATAGGGCAGATGCGGCTCGGCTCCGACCAGCGTGACGGATCCGCAA contains these protein-coding regions:
- a CDS encoding NAD(P)/FAD-dependent oxidoreductase, with the protein product MDGIVIIGAGESGTRAAFALREAGYCGSVTLVGAEPHLPYERPPLSKTVNGAVQMKLICAAEALEAAGITYLKGLSAAKLDAGAETVGLSDGRVLRYEKLLLATGARPRRLTCQGAARALDFRTHADAEAIFSRVAPGRNVAIIGAGLIGMELASVLRGKDVAVSVIEAAPKPLGRAVPARFAEKLHARHAAEGVRFHLDRGVAAISDDGVTLTDGSVVHADLVVGAIGVLPDIVLAEASGLATGNGILTDTCLRTSAPNVFAAGDCAAVAQPGGGHFRYESWWNARTQAETVARNMAGAAETFSALPWFWSDQYDLGLQVVGMPHSTHQIVLRSATDGELEFYLDDGRLVAAAGLGIGNGLARDIKLAEMLIAAGISPEPGEIADPRVNLKTLLKGARAA
- a CDS encoding sugar phosphate isomerase/epimerase family protein, with protein sequence MMQKLLIFQSLWAMERRHTDGFERTLDENIVMISEAGFDGISAHYTNRRDVVALNEAIRGTGLKIEGVWFPRCVEDLRLPLELAAEFPVSHINLQPDIRPRRIDACLALLDGWMRLAEDAGIPVFIETHRDRMTADLFFTLDLLDQRPELPLLADLSHFLVSREFAFPVDEENHALIRRILQNAHAFHGRVASSEQVQIEISFPHHRPWVDLFLEWWEYGFRNWRSRAGDDAELVFICELGPKPYAITGGDGNDQTDRWAEALALRQMVRGLWAATA